From the Desulfomonilia bacterium genome, one window contains:
- a CDS encoding NAD(+) synthase — protein MKDFFNLFSHGFIRVAACIPEVKVADPLFNAEKTIELIEKASQGNALLAVFPELGISGYTNEDLFFQKALLEGVHQGLQKILRATENLPIVVVTGAPLIVADSLYNCAVIMQDGRILGIAVKSYLPNYREFYEMRHFRPAAELACDTVDILGQRVPIGADLIFNAENIPGFRLFTEICEDVWTPVPPSGFAALSGATVIANLSASNVLTGKDEYRHSLVSNQSARCLAAYIYTAAGPGESTTDLAWDGHAIIYENGTLLAESERFSWESQVVFADIDLERLTHDRLRTQSFSYGAKKLVGNYGKFREVPFNINLPKGKIDLKREISRFPYVPADQALRDKRCYEIYNIQVQGLTKRLKSSGIKNLVIGVSGGLDSTNALIVCAKTMDILGLPRTNIKAYTLPGFATTDKTYKNSLRLMSALGVDSREIDIKEGSLQMMKDIGHPFANGGNVYDITFENIQAGQRTSLLFRIANFENALVVGTGDLSELALGWCTYGVGDHMSHYNVNASVPKTLIQYILRWVAVKGIFGEAASSCLADILDTEISPELIPGTVNGQPAQRTEDTVGPYELQDFNLYYFTRFGYLPTKIAFMAWNAWHDKNCGTWPDVPEDKRNAYGISMIKKWMEVFIKKFFRQSQFKRTCVPNSPKIGSGGSLSPRGDYRAPSDSEDAPWLKDLEKIPDSEQ, from the coding sequence GTGAAGGATTTTTTCAATCTGTTCTCGCATGGTTTCATAAGGGTTGCCGCATGCATCCCTGAGGTGAAGGTTGCCGACCCGCTTTTCAATGCAGAGAAAACAATTGAGCTCATAGAGAAAGCCTCACAGGGAAATGCCCTGCTCGCCGTCTTTCCGGAACTGGGCATTTCCGGCTATACCAATGAAGACCTTTTCTTCCAGAAGGCGCTTCTTGAAGGTGTGCATCAGGGGCTTCAAAAAATACTCAGAGCAACGGAAAACCTTCCGATCGTTGTTGTTACAGGGGCGCCGCTGATTGTCGCGGATTCCCTTTACAACTGTGCAGTCATAATGCAGGACGGCAGGATTCTCGGCATAGCGGTCAAAAGCTATCTCCCCAATTACAGGGAATTTTACGAGATGCGCCATTTCAGGCCCGCAGCCGAACTCGCATGCGACACGGTGGATATTCTTGGCCAGAGGGTTCCGATCGGTGCCGACCTGATTTTCAATGCCGAGAACATCCCTGGTTTCAGACTTTTTACCGAGATATGCGAAGACGTCTGGACACCGGTCCCACCGTCCGGGTTTGCTGCTTTGTCCGGGGCGACCGTCATTGCAAATCTTTCCGCCTCCAATGTGCTTACAGGCAAGGACGAATACCGTCACTCCCTTGTGTCAAACCAGTCTGCCAGATGCCTTGCCGCCTATATATATACAGCCGCCGGTCCGGGTGAATCGACTACGGACCTTGCCTGGGACGGCCACGCCATAATCTACGAAAACGGGACGCTCCTGGCGGAATCGGAAAGATTCTCATGGGAATCCCAGGTGGTTTTCGCGGACATCGACCTCGAAAGGCTGACCCATGACAGGCTGAGAACGCAGTCATTTTCATATGGCGCAAAAAAACTCGTCGGGAATTACGGGAAATTCAGGGAAGTGCCGTTCAATATCAACCTGCCCAAGGGGAAGATCGACCTGAAAAGGGAAATATCAAGATTTCCATATGTGCCGGCTGACCAGGCGCTGAGAGATAAAAGGTGCTACGAGATCTATAATATCCAGGTGCAGGGATTGACGAAACGGCTCAAATCTTCGGGAATTAAAAATCTGGTAATAGGAGTCTCCGGCGGGCTCGATTCAACGAACGCGCTTATCGTTTGCGCAAAAACAATGGATATACTGGGGCTTCCGAGGACCAATATAAAAGCATATACGCTTCCCGGGTTCGCGACCACGGACAAAACCTATAAAAACTCACTCAGGCTCATGTCCGCACTTGGCGTTGATTCGCGTGAAATCGACATCAAAGAGGGCTCTTTGCAGATGATGAAGGATATCGGCCATCCGTTCGCAAATGGCGGCAATGTCTATGACATCACCTTTGAGAACATACAGGCCGGGCAGAGAACATCTCTCCTGTTCAGGATTGCGAACTTTGAAAACGCACTTGTCGTGGGCACTGGTGATCTCAGCGAACTGGCGCTGGGGTGGTGCACGTACGGGGTGGGAGACCATATGTCTCACTACAACGTGAACGCCAGCGTGCCGAAGACCCTGATACAATACATTCTCAGATGGGTTGCAGTGAAGGGCATCTTCGGGGAGGCCGCCTCTTCATGTCTTGCCGATATTCTTGATACCGAGATAAGCCCCGAACTCATTCCCGGAACCGTAAACGGCCAGCCGGCTCAGCGCACAGAAGACACGGTGGGTCCTTATGAACTCCAGGACTTCAACCTGTATTATTTCACGAGGTTCGGATATCTCCCGACAAAAATCGCATTCATGGCGTGGAACGCCTGGCATGACAAGAACTGCGGAACATGGCCTGATGTGCCTGAAGATAAAAGAAACGCCTACGGCATCTCCATGATAAAGAAATGGATGGAAGTCTTCATAAAAAAATTCTTCAGGCAGAGCCAGTTCAAACGCACATGCGTTCCGAACAGCCCAAAGATAGGTTCAGGCGGATCGCTTTCACCAAGAGGGGATTACAGGGCTCCGAGCGACAGCGAAGACGCACCGTGGCTTAAGGACCTGGAAAAGATACCAGACAGCGAACAATGA
- a CDS encoding MBL fold metallo-hydrolase yields MRPSFIVRLVNGPLFDPMVYLRLINENRSIMLDCGRFSGISNKELLLLDAVFITHMHMDHFVGFDTLLRVILHRKKPLNVFGPEGIIEKLISKLNSYTWNLTSEYPLTINISEVLEGSLKTVSLNASSGFGERGISERGRSGNEIYADPRFTVESVILDHNIPCLGFAVKEKFHVNIRPDMIEKRGFIPGPWIGLLKEMIISGAEGDIEIETKEGKVTHSSTELSEDISVITKGQKIAYLADVRFSQENLDGFRTIAADADVLFIETFYLEEMKDEAYIKGHLTAAQAGEVFSGIRAGRIVPMHVSPRYHNRLDEIFKEAGCVCPGLSGASGEENP; encoded by the coding sequence ATGAGGCCTTCATTTATCGTAAGGCTTGTAAACGGGCCTTTATTCGATCCTATGGTTTATCTGAGGCTCATCAATGAAAACCGCTCGATAATGTTGGATTGCGGCAGGTTTTCCGGGATTTCAAACAAGGAACTTCTGCTGCTCGATGCCGTGTTCATAACTCATATGCACATGGATCATTTCGTGGGCTTCGATACGCTCCTGAGGGTTATTCTGCACAGGAAAAAACCTTTGAATGTATTTGGTCCTGAGGGCATTATTGAAAAGCTCATATCAAAACTTAATTCATACACATGGAACCTGACTTCGGAATATCCGCTCACAATAAACATTTCAGAGGTGCTTGAGGGTTCCCTGAAAACGGTATCATTGAACGCCTCTTCAGGCTTCGGTGAAAGAGGGATCAGCGAAAGGGGCAGATCCGGAAATGAAATATATGCCGACCCCAGATTCACAGTGGAATCGGTGATCCTGGACCATAATATCCCGTGCCTGGGTTTTGCCGTAAAAGAAAAGTTCCATGTGAATATAAGGCCGGACATGATTGAGAAAAGGGGGTTCATCCCCGGGCCGTGGATTGGCCTTCTTAAGGAAATGATTATTTCAGGTGCTGAAGGCGATATCGAGATTGAAACAAAAGAAGGAAAAGTAACGCACAGCTCCACTGAACTTTCAGAAGATATTTCCGTTATAACAAAAGGCCAGAAAATAGCATATCTTGCCGATGTCAGGTTTTCGCAGGAGAACCTTGACGGTTTCAGAACCATAGCGGCAGATGCTGACGTATTGTTTATCGAGACTTTTTACCTTGAAGAAATGAAGGATGAGGCCTACATTAAAGGACATCTTACGGCAGCGCAGGCAGGAGAGGTCTTCAGCGGCATACGAGCCGGAAGAATTGTACCGATGCATGTTTCACCCAGATATCACAACAGGCTAGACGAAATATTCAAAGAAGCCGGATGTGTTTGTCCGGGCTTGAGTGGCGCAAGTGGAGAAGAAAACCCATAA
- a CDS encoding heavy metal translocating P-type ATPase, which produces MEKKTHNIIELGVAGMGCVKCANTIEAVLSKTPGVVSSHVALASNSVSIEYMPDKVSVNELAQAVRGAGYQVLVEKISAGIGGMHCASCALRIEESLKKIPGIDQATVNLAAESVQISYYPGAASLTEIKKAVRNAGFEWRGASVQTGDAVADDIRWKKIRAIAGIASGAILMALMYLPLSHLKITGYAIFILSTPIFVWLTYPIFISAWNALKNFNLSMDVMYGMGVGVSYVSSVLATFGVLPHEFMYYETAILLPAFLMMGRYLEARAKGRTSEAIRKLMELKPETATVIRNNQHMLIPSDELVTGDIILARPGDRFPVDGEVVTGESWVNESMLTGEPLPRFKNPGSKVTGGTVNTDGVLEVRATHVGSETTLARIIMTVRDAMAGKPPVQNLADRVVKWFIPSVLAIAVISFLSWYFIFGSTLQFAVNTLISVLVIACPCALGLAIPTAVTVGIGRAAELGVLIRNADALEYAEKIDTVVFDKTGTLTEGKPVVTEIIEISMSEAEILSYAAGLEQYSTHPIAAAILKKAEIANIKPLPAEGVSVISGRGIQGKINSHDVMLGSPHLSEKEISEAAILESEGKTAAVLIIDSKAAGIIAVSDAIKKGAADAVTALKRFGLKPVMLTGDNENAARKVASECGIDEVIYGVLPGEKASVVDKLKEKGRVVAFAGDGINDAPALAGADIGIAMGSGTDIAIEAGDIVLSSGNPSDVPKAVVLSRKVMSRIRQNLFWAFAYNIILIPVAAGLLKPVSGITLRPEFAGLAMAMSSVTVVTLSLMLKKFVPKV; this is translated from the coding sequence GTGGAGAAGAAAACCCATAACATAATAGAACTCGGTGTTGCAGGCATGGGATGCGTGAAATGCGCCAACACCATTGAAGCGGTGCTTTCGAAAACTCCGGGTGTGGTTTCCAGCCATGTAGCACTGGCTTCAAATTCTGTAAGTATCGAATATATGCCTGATAAAGTATCCGTAAATGAACTTGCTCAGGCTGTAAGAGGTGCCGGATATCAGGTGCTGGTTGAAAAGATTAGTGCGGGAATAGGAGGAATGCACTGCGCATCATGTGCGCTCAGAATAGAGGAATCGCTCAAAAAGATTCCAGGAATAGATCAAGCAACCGTCAACCTGGCGGCTGAATCAGTTCAGATTTCTTATTATCCCGGTGCGGCCAGCCTCACTGAAATTAAAAAAGCGGTAAGGAATGCAGGGTTCGAGTGGAGGGGGGCTTCCGTTCAAACGGGTGATGCCGTGGCTGATGATATAAGGTGGAAAAAGATCAGGGCGATTGCCGGTATTGCTTCAGGCGCGATCCTGATGGCGCTCATGTACCTGCCCTTGAGCCATTTGAAAATTACCGGTTATGCGATCTTTATCCTTTCGACGCCGATTTTTGTCTGGCTTACATATCCTATATTCATTTCAGCCTGGAATGCGCTTAAAAATTTCAATCTCAGCATGGATGTGATGTATGGCATGGGTGTCGGTGTTTCATATGTATCGAGCGTACTTGCAACGTTCGGGGTTCTGCCGCATGAGTTCATGTATTACGAAACCGCGATACTCCTGCCTGCGTTTCTGATGATGGGCAGGTACCTGGAAGCCCGGGCAAAAGGGCGGACGTCGGAAGCTATTAGAAAGCTTATGGAACTCAAACCGGAGACCGCCACGGTCATTCGGAACAATCAGCATATGCTTATTCCCTCGGATGAACTGGTGACGGGCGATATCATCCTTGCAAGGCCGGGAGACAGGTTTCCTGTTGACGGGGAGGTTGTCACCGGCGAGTCATGGGTCAATGAATCGATGCTTACAGGCGAACCTTTGCCCCGCTTCAAAAATCCGGGTTCAAAGGTGACGGGCGGTACCGTGAACACAGATGGTGTTCTGGAAGTAAGGGCGACACACGTTGGCAGCGAAACGACCCTTGCCCGGATTATAATGACAGTTCGGGATGCGATGGCCGGAAAACCTCCGGTACAGAACCTGGCCGACAGGGTGGTCAAATGGTTTATCCCCTCAGTTCTGGCAATTGCAGTCATAAGTTTTCTGTCATGGTATTTCATCTTTGGCTCGACTCTTCAATTCGCAGTCAACACACTGATTTCCGTTCTCGTCATCGCATGCCCGTGCGCGCTGGGCCTTGCCATACCGACCGCCGTGACAGTAGGTATAGGACGGGCTGCGGAACTGGGCGTGCTCATCAGGAATGCCGATGCCCTTGAGTACGCAGAAAAAATAGACACCGTTGTTTTTGACAAGACAGGCACACTTACTGAAGGCAAGCCGGTTGTAACTGAAATTATAGAAATATCCATGAGCGAGGCTGAAATACTCTCCTATGCAGCAGGCCTCGAGCAATATTCCACACATCCGATTGCAGCGGCAATCCTTAAAAAGGCGGAAATTGCAAATATAAAACCGCTTCCAGCAGAAGGGGTTTCGGTTATAAGCGGCCGGGGCATTCAGGGAAAAATAAACTCACACGATGTCATGCTGGGCAGTCCTCATCTTTCTGAAAAAGAGATCAGCGAAGCGGCAATTCTCGAATCAGAAGGTAAGACTGCGGCAGTTCTTATAATTGACTCAAAGGCGGCCGGGATTATTGCCGTTAGTGACGCAATTAAAAAAGGTGCAGCTGATGCAGTGACGGCCCTGAAGAGGTTTGGTCTCAAGCCGGTCATGCTCACAGGGGACAACGAAAATGCAGCCAGGAAAGTTGCATCTGAATGCGGCATAGACGAAGTCATTTATGGTGTGCTCCCAGGGGAGAAGGCATCCGTTGTTGATAAACTCAAGGAAAAGGGCAGGGTGGTCGCCTTTGCAGGAGACGGAATAAACGATGCCCCAGCGCTTGCCGGGGCTGACATAGGGATAGCCATGGGCAGCGGGACCGATATCGCAATTGAAGCAGGAGATATTGTACTTTCTTCAGGTAATCCCTCAGATGTGCCGAAGGCCGTTGTTTTAAGCAGAAAGGTCATGAGCCGCATAAGGCAGAATCTTTTCTGGGCTTTTGCCTACAATATCATACTCATACCGGTTGCTGCAGGCCTGTTGAAACCTGTTTCTGGAATCACGCTGAGGCCTGAGTTCGCAGGCCTGGCGATGGCCATGAGTTCAGTGACTGTTGTGACATTGTCCCTTATGCTGAAAAAATTCGTGCCTAAAGTTTAA
- a CDS encoding OmpA family protein produces MKRFFCFAVIFLVALSVSGCCGKLKKANLDLTNEVAQLQQDKDSCNKALTAATNDLAAKDKALAAKAKEIQTKEVQVKQQSAAFAQMQEAMKAELASKEVTLKELEGKLTLTMVEAILFDSGKADVKKEGKQALKKVAGVLKEVKDQDIIIAGYTDNVKISAALAKKYPTNWELSAARAISVVKLLQADGVNPELLSAAGFSEYRPVADNKTPEGRAENRRMEIILMPKR; encoded by the coding sequence ATGAAGAGGTTTTTCTGCTTCGCCGTGATTTTCTTGGTCGCTTTATCTGTATCAGGATGCTGCGGAAAACTTAAAAAGGCAAATCTTGATCTTACGAATGAAGTGGCGCAGCTGCAGCAGGATAAGGATTCATGCAACAAGGCATTAACCGCTGCTACAAATGACCTGGCTGCAAAGGACAAGGCCCTGGCCGCAAAGGCAAAAGAGATTCAGACAAAGGAAGTTCAGGTTAAGCAGCAGAGTGCGGCATTTGCCCAGATGCAGGAAGCGATGAAGGCTGAACTTGCTTCAAAGGAAGTCACCCTTAAAGAGCTCGAGGGAAAACTCACCCTTACCATGGTTGAGGCGATCCTGTTCGATTCCGGCAAGGCGGATGTAAAGAAGGAAGGGAAACAGGCGCTCAAAAAAGTTGCAGGTGTTCTCAAGGAGGTCAAGGATCAGGATATCATAATCGCCGGTTATACCGATAATGTTAAGATAAGCGCAGCACTGGCAAAGAAATATCCGACCAACTGGGAACTTTCTGCTGCACGGGCAATATCGGTTGTAAAACTGCTTCAGGCCGACGGCGTCAATCCGGAACTGCTATCGGCCGCAGGCTTCAGCGAATACAGGCCTGTTGCTGACAACAAAACCCCGGAGGGACGCGCAGAAAACCGCCGTATGGAAATCATTCTGATGCCAAAGAGATAG
- a CDS encoding FeoB-associated Cys-rich membrane protein yields MELLIISLIVGIAAAYLAATLYRRIRKPSCSCRCENCPLDEQQICSGKNKDLK; encoded by the coding sequence ATGGAGCTTCTCATCATCTCCCTGATTGTCGGTATTGCGGCTGCTTATCTCGCTGCAACCCTGTACAGGCGCATCAGAAAACCATCTTGCTCATGCAGGTGCGAAAATTGTCCTCTTGACGAACAGCAAATCTGCAGCGGGAAAAATAAGGACTTGAAATAA
- the feoB gene encoding ferrous iron transport protein B encodes MNKQLVIALAGNPNSGKTTIFNELTGSHQHVGNYPGVTVEKKEGVYSYNGERINIVDLPGTYSLSAYSLEEQAARDFIAKEKPDVIVHIVDASNLERNLYLYVQLMEMGINLVVALNMMDMARNRGIEIDTDKLSSLLSVPVVETIGRKGIGLESLIEKAVAAAGSHESKDHKISYGEDIDLTLDEMEILIKDSSFLGGTYPPRWIALKYLEKDEIIITEGEKQDKELSSRLDAIREKLNRHLEATIKTYPEALISDYRFGYVKSIVKQAIKHRDTIDRLYLTDRIDRIFTHRLAGPVVMIAVIFLLYKFTFSGSRVPVEWLDSLFGWLGALADRYLPEGLMKSLIISGIIDGVGGVITFVPLIMFMFLGIAALEDSGYLARIAYMLDRIFRIFGLHGSSVMSYIVSGGIAGGCAVPGIMATRTIKSPRERLATMLTAPFMNCGAKLPVFAVLVAAFFSHNKALVMILITIISWLGALCVAWLLRSTVVRGEATPFVMELPPYRLPTMKGLIIHTWERTWQYLKKAGTIILAISIVLWALMTFPALNKSETYSDDSTRAEAALRHSFAGRIGTSIEGISALAGFDWRINIALIGGFAAKEVIVSTLGTAYSLGSVDPGESIPLSRRLASSEGFSPLTALSLMIFIIFYAPCFATIVCIVRESGSWKWGAFSFLFNTLFAFTLSAAVFQTGRLLGY; translated from the coding sequence ATGAATAAACAGCTGGTTATAGCACTTGCGGGAAACCCCAATTCGGGAAAGACAACAATTTTCAACGAACTCACGGGCTCCCACCAGCATGTAGGCAATTATCCCGGTGTTACAGTAGAAAAGAAGGAAGGCGTCTACTCATATAACGGTGAAAGGATTAACATAGTAGATCTTCCCGGAACATATTCCCTGTCCGCCTATTCTCTTGAAGAACAGGCGGCCAGGGATTTCATAGCAAAAGAGAAACCGGACGTGATAGTTCATATTGTCGATGCATCCAATCTTGAACGAAACCTTTATCTCTATGTGCAGCTCATGGAAATGGGTATCAATCTGGTCGTGGCGCTCAACATGATGGACATGGCAAGAAATCGTGGAATCGAGATCGATACGGATAAACTGTCCTCGCTCTTATCAGTGCCTGTAGTTGAAACAATAGGCCGCAAGGGCATAGGCCTCGAAAGTCTTATAGAAAAAGCAGTCGCTGCAGCCGGCTCTCATGAATCCAAAGATCACAAGATCAGCTATGGAGAGGATATAGATTTAACCCTCGACGAAATGGAAATACTGATCAAGGATTCCTCTTTTCTGGGAGGAACATACCCTCCAAGGTGGATCGCGCTTAAATACCTGGAGAAAGATGAAATCATTATCACAGAGGGTGAGAAACAGGACAAGGAATTATCGTCAAGGCTTGATGCTATCAGGGAAAAATTGAACAGACACCTCGAGGCGACCATCAAGACATACCCTGAAGCGCTCATTTCAGACTACAGGTTCGGCTATGTCAAATCGATAGTCAAACAGGCAATCAAGCACAGGGATACCATTGACAGGCTTTACCTTACCGACAGGATAGACAGGATATTTACGCACAGGCTGGCGGGCCCTGTCGTTATGATCGCCGTGATATTCCTGCTCTACAAGTTCACTTTCTCGGGAAGCAGAGTACCTGTAGAATGGCTCGACAGCCTTTTCGGTTGGCTGGGAGCGCTGGCGGACAGATACCTGCCGGAAGGTTTGATGAAATCACTCATCATCTCGGGCATTATCGACGGTGTGGGAGGTGTTATAACATTTGTGCCGCTCATCATGTTCATGTTCCTGGGAATTGCAGCGCTTGAAGACTCGGGCTATCTTGCAAGGATTGCGTACATGCTCGACCGGATTTTCAGGATATTCGGGCTTCACGGAAGCTCGGTCATGTCATATATCGTGTCCGGCGGTATTGCAGGCGGATGCGCAGTCCCCGGCATAATGGCAACCAGGACGATAAAAAGCCCCAGGGAAAGGCTTGCCACAATGCTGACTGCTCCGTTCATGAACTGCGGGGCGAAACTGCCCGTGTTTGCAGTGCTGGTTGCAGCATTCTTTTCTCACAACAAAGCCCTGGTAATGATCCTGATAACAATCATATCATGGCTGGGAGCCCTTTGTGTGGCATGGCTTCTGCGTTCAACGGTAGTGCGCGGAGAGGCGACTCCTTTTGTAATGGAACTGCCGCCCTACAGGCTTCCCACAATGAAGGGGCTCATAATCCACACATGGGAAAGGACCTGGCAATACCTCAAAAAGGCAGGTACGATAATTCTGGCCATATCGATCGTCCTATGGGCGCTCATGACATTTCCGGCCCTAAATAAGAGCGAGACCTACTCAGATGATTCAACCAGGGCGGAGGCGGCGCTCAGGCATTCGTTTGCCGGCAGAATCGGAACCTCTATTGAAGGCATAAGCGCACTTGCCGGTTTCGACTGGAGGATAAATATCGCTCTTATAGGCGGTTTTGCAGCCAAGGAGGTTATCGTCTCGACACTCGGCACAGCGTATTCTCTCGGTTCTGTTGACCCCGGCGAATCAATTCCGTTATCCAGGCGTCTTGCATCATCAGAAGGCTTCTCTCCGCTTACTGCTTTGAGCCTGATGATTTTCATAATTTTTTATGCGCCATGCTTTGCGACAATCGTCTGCATCGTGCGTGAGTCGGGTTCATGGAAATGGGGCGCCTTTTCGTTTCTTTTCAACACGCTTTTCGCCTTTACCCTTTCAGCGGCAGTTTTTCAGACAGGCCGTCTCCTCGGGTATTGA
- a CDS encoding FeoA family protein — protein MKRISLRQMKDNQTGTIAAIKADGELGRRIRDMGLVPGTEIKIQGRAPLFDPVAIRLQCFTITLRNSEADFIEVDVNDDIRDNDSCSMHKRHRHRHRGGRHE, from the coding sequence ATGAAAAGAATATCACTGCGGCAGATGAAAGATAACCAGACAGGGACAATAGCCGCTATAAAGGCTGACGGCGAGCTGGGCAGAAGGATAAGGGATATGGGCCTTGTGCCGGGAACCGAAATTAAGATACAGGGCCGGGCCCCTCTTTTCGACCCTGTTGCGATAAGACTTCAATGCTTTACAATTACGCTCAGAAACAGCGAGGCAGATTTTATCGAAGTCGATGTCAATGATGACATTAGAGATAATGATTCCTGCTCTATGCACAAAAGGCACAGACATCGCCACCGGGGCGGCAGGCATGAATAA
- a CDS encoding metal-dependent transcriptional regulator: protein MIENNSLSESLEDYLEAILELEDASKVARAKDIADKIGVQRGSVTGALKILEEKALINYQPYSFITLTDKGRAIAAQISNRHAVLKDFLLRVLQFDEESAEQTACRMEHAVDEKAMQRFVRFIGFIDSCPRAGKDLIERFTGECSDNAPESKRCRDCLLALAGMAGKTGRK, encoded by the coding sequence ATGATTGAGAATAATTCCTTATCCGAATCTCTGGAAGATTACCTCGAGGCTATCCTTGAGCTTGAAGATGCCAGCAAGGTTGCGCGCGCAAAGGACATTGCCGATAAGATAGGCGTACAGAGGGGGTCGGTTACCGGAGCCCTGAAAATTCTTGAGGAGAAGGCCCTCATAAACTATCAACCTTACAGTTTCATCACTCTTACTGATAAGGGCAGGGCGATTGCCGCACAGATTTCGAACCGCCATGCAGTGCTCAAGGATTTTCTGTTGAGGGTGCTTCAGTTTGATGAAGAGAGCGCCGAGCAGACTGCATGCCGCATGGAACATGCAGTTGATGAAAAAGCGATGCAGAGATTTGTAAGGTTCATAGGGTTTATAGATTCATGCCCAAGGGCAGGCAAAGATCTGATAGAAAGATTTACAGGAGAATGCTCGGATAATGCACCTGAAAGCAAGAGATGCAGAGACTGTTTACTTGCTCTTGCAGGTATGGCGGGAAAGACCGGCAGAAAATAG